Proteins from a single region of Desulfobacter postgatei 2ac9:
- a CDS encoding ATP-binding cassette domain-containing protein, translated as MNSTVSSVSSTSVALSTKDTDVENAPLMHANCVCKIFDNAGGKKITALDAISLKIFQGRVTGLVGADGAGKTTLIRIAAGLLVPTAGQMTLLGLDSVDHSLEIQSRVGYMPQKFGLYQDLTVIENLRLYADLQGVALKARHDRFDKLLAMTDLAPYTRRRAGALSGGMKQKLGLACALVKSPELLLLDEPTVGVDPVSRRELWKIVYELVEKERIGVLVSTAYLDEAQRCDQVKVLHQGRLLDQGSPDKFTAGMQGRVFLAAPDEQMRARQIYTRLAGQEGIADATIRSGRVRVVLDSSSLPENGNTQDAGKQKIATLLKRDAGTITTATPSFEDAFMALIPRGDAQLHRPVPDQKKPWIPEPSSGDDAAVITNNLCKKFGDFTAVSDLTLDVRRGEIFGLLGPNGAGKSTTFRMLCGLLPATSGEIRVAGRNLRRSRAKARARLGYMAQQFSLYGQLSVEENFKFFGRAYGLSGSWLKDRMAWAYTEFGLGVWRDKPAGTLPGGYKQRLSMATALLHEPDILFLDEPTSGVDPFARREFWLRINGFAEQGVTVIVTTHFMEEAEYCDRMVIISRGKTLAMGTPGEIRSLAGTPENPEPTMDDAFIVLSEGDRS; from the coding sequence ATGAACAGCACAGTAAGCAGCGTAAGCAGCACAAGCGTGGCATTATCAACAAAAGACACGGACGTTGAAAACGCGCCCCTGATGCATGCAAACTGCGTATGCAAAATCTTTGACAACGCAGGCGGTAAAAAAATCACGGCCCTGGATGCGATCAGTCTTAAAATTTTCCAGGGCCGGGTGACCGGCCTTGTGGGCGCGGACGGTGCGGGAAAAACCACTCTTATCCGCATTGCCGCAGGGCTTCTGGTACCCACTGCAGGACAAATGACCCTGCTGGGACTGGACAGCGTGGACCACAGCCTGGAAATCCAGAGCCGCGTGGGGTATATGCCCCAGAAGTTCGGCCTGTACCAGGACCTGACCGTAATCGAAAACCTAAGACTTTATGCAGACCTCCAGGGGGTTGCGTTAAAAGCGCGGCATGACCGCTTTGACAAGCTGCTGGCCATGACCGATCTGGCCCCGTATACCAGAAGACGCGCAGGTGCCCTTTCCGGCGGCATGAAACAAAAATTAGGCCTGGCCTGCGCCCTGGTGAAATCCCCTGAACTGCTCCTTCTGGATGAGCCCACCGTGGGGGTGGATCCGGTCTCCCGGCGGGAACTTTGGAAAATCGTCTATGAACTGGTGGAAAAGGAGAGGATCGGGGTTCTGGTCTCCACAGCCTACCTGGATGAGGCGCAACGCTGCGACCAGGTTAAGGTGCTTCACCAGGGTCGGCTTTTGGACCAGGGCAGTCCGGACAAATTTACAGCCGGGATGCAGGGCCGGGTATTCCTGGCCGCCCCGGATGAACAGATGCGGGCCAGACAGATTTACACCCGGCTGGCCGGACAGGAAGGCATTGCAGACGCCACCATAAGGTCCGGACGGGTGCGGGTGGTGCTTGACAGTTCGTCACTCCCGGAAAACGGCAACACCCAGGACGCTGGAAAGCAGAAAATTGCAACCCTGCTCAAGCGGGATGCCGGCACAATAACAACAGCAACCCCGTCCTTTGAAGATGCGTTTATGGCCCTGATCCCAAGGGGCGATGCCCAGCTTCACAGACCTGTACCGGATCAGAAAAAGCCATGGATCCCGGAACCGTCATCCGGGGATGATGCGGCAGTAATAACAAATAATCTATGCAAAAAATTTGGTGATTTTACGGCGGTTTCCGACCTCACCCTTGATGTCCGCCGGGGTGAAATCTTTGGATTGCTGGGTCCCAACGGCGCCGGTAAAAGTACCACATTCCGTATGCTGTGCGGACTTTTACCCGCCACATCCGGGGAGATCCGGGTGGCGGGCCGAAACCTGCGGCGATCCCGTGCCAAAGCCAGGGCACGCCTGGGATATATGGCCCAGCAATTTTCACTTTACGGCCAGCTCAGTGTGGAGGAGAACTTTAAATTTTTCGGCAGGGCATACGGTCTTTCCGGCAGCTGGCTCAAAGACCGTATGGCCTGGGCTTATACCGAATTCGGACTGGGCGTCTGGCGGGATAAACCGGCCGGAACTCTTCCCGGCGGGTACAAACAGCGTCTTTCCATGGCCACAGCCCTGCTCCACGAACCGGACATCCTGTTTCTGGATGAGCCCACGTCAGGGGTGGATCCCTTTGCCCGGCGGGAGTTCTGGCTGCGCATCAACGGGTTTGCCGAACAGGGGGTGACCGTTATCGTGACCACCCATTTTATGGAAGAGGCGGAATACTGCGACCGCATGGTGATCATCAGCCGGGGCAAAACCCTTGCCATGGGCACACCGGGGGAAATCCGCAGCCTGGCCGGAACACCGGAAAACCCGGAACCCACCATGGATGATGCCTTTATCGTTCTTTCCGAGGGGGACCGGTCATGA
- a CDS encoding efflux RND transporter periplasmic adaptor subunit, which yields MKKKVFPVIILILAAAGAYIYWQDQNKKQNENVGTFKIYGTIDIRDASLAFTEQERIETVLVEEGMRVKKGQVLAKLRTAKLDAAIRELQARIAAQKETVAKLEAGNRSQEIDQARSEVQAARARVENVSRTAQRLQATSRSGATSIQNYDDAKAQLKVDQAQLSARQKALDLLIEGPRKEDIAAARHQLDALGASLDQLQVRFSDMTLTAPADGIIQSRILEQGELAGPSKPAFVLALCDPKWVRAYIPEPMLGKINLGMTAQIFTDSLPDQPLDGWVGFISPVAEFTPRAVATEDLRTQLVYETRVFVKDPKDILRLGTPVTVAINDNQILTRPNAPAEPAD from the coding sequence ATGAAAAAAAAAGTATTCCCTGTCATCATACTGATCCTCGCGGCAGCCGGTGCTTACATCTATTGGCAGGATCAGAATAAAAAACAGAATGAAAATGTCGGCACCTTCAAAATATACGGCACCATTGATATACGCGACGCATCCCTTGCCTTTACCGAGCAGGAACGGATTGAAACGGTGCTGGTCGAAGAGGGTATGCGTGTAAAAAAAGGGCAGGTGCTGGCAAAACTTCGCACCGCAAAGCTTGATGCCGCCATCAGGGAGCTGCAGGCCCGGATTGCGGCCCAGAAGGAGACCGTAGCCAAACTGGAAGCAGGCAACCGTTCCCAGGAGATCGACCAGGCCCGGTCTGAAGTGCAGGCTGCCAGGGCCCGGGTGGAAAATGTCTCCCGCACCGCACAACGCCTCCAGGCCACCTCCCGGTCCGGGGCCACCAGCATCCAGAACTATGATGATGCAAAAGCCCAGCTGAAAGTTGACCAAGCCCAGTTATCAGCAAGGCAAAAAGCATTGGACCTGCTCATTGAAGGCCCGCGCAAAGAGGATATCGCCGCAGCGCGCCATCAGCTTGATGCGCTGGGGGCAAGCCTTGACCAGCTTCAGGTGCGCTTCTCCGATATGACCCTGACCGCCCCTGCCGACGGGATCATCCAGTCCAGAATACTTGAACAGGGGGAACTTGCAGGTCCTTCCAAGCCCGCTTTTGTCCTGGCGCTTTGCGATCCCAAATGGGTTCGGGCATACATCCCCGAGCCCATGCTGGGAAAAATCAACCTGGGCATGACCGCCCAAATTTTTACGGACTCTTTACCCGACCAGCCCCTGGACGGATGGGTGGGCTTTATTTCACCCGTGGCGGAATTTACCCCCCGGGCCGTGGCCACTGAAGATTTGCGCACCCAGCTGGTATACGAAACCCGGGTTTTTGTCAAAGACCCAAAAGATATTCTTCGTCTGGGCACCCCTGTGACCGTTGCCATTAATGACAATCAGATCCTAACCCGGCCCAATGCTCCGGCAGAGCCTGCTGACTGA
- a CDS encoding CerR family C-terminal domain-containing protein, whose translation MAGSEQGPRVSRIILREQMFPSPAYDTIFEGFLKPVLNALSTLIMAASGECDPRQATFKAMTLMGQVVIFRVARETIVRGLDLEGYSPEELEEIRRVLVANALAITATPSE comes from the coding sequence ATTGCTGGTTCGGAACAAGGGCCTCGTGTTTCCAGAATCATCCTGCGCGAGCAGATGTTCCCAAGTCCTGCCTATGACACTATTTTTGAAGGGTTTCTGAAACCTGTGCTCAATGCGTTGTCCACCCTGATCATGGCGGCATCCGGGGAATGCGACCCCAGGCAGGCAACCTTCAAAGCCATGACGCTCATGGGCCAGGTGGTGATTTTCCGGGTGGCCCGGGAGACCATTGTCCGGGGGCTTGACCTTGAAGGATATTCCCCGGAAGAACTGGAAGAGATCCGCAGGGTGCTTGTGGCCAATGCCCTGGCAATCACTGCAACGCCAAGCGAATAG
- a CDS encoding DUF4412 domain-containing protein encodes MKKGLLLCAVMCLVILLSQQFALADIYLKQKQRTEAFSMMGQEQPAQEVETESWISDSAMWTQTGDKGILIKEDGSMIMLDHLGKTYTEMNMNYEKMAEASGEKMDAEEMAGLKQLMGKMMDIKISVEPTGEKKQINGYHCQKYIQTMEMGMGTNTSVIWATTDINVDADVYAKFSASILANQPGMEQSLDKIVHEMKKIKGVQVLNESTMNMMGQEMKSSVALLEFKEGKAPSNVFSIPKGYTKKAFGD; translated from the coding sequence ATGAAAAAGGGGCTATTGCTGTGTGCCGTTATGTGTTTAGTGATATTATTATCGCAACAGTTTGCTTTGGCTGATATCTATCTCAAGCAAAAGCAACGAACAGAGGCATTTTCCATGATGGGCCAGGAACAACCTGCCCAGGAAGTTGAAACAGAATCGTGGATTTCCGACAGCGCAATGTGGACCCAAACAGGTGATAAGGGGATTCTAATAAAAGAAGACGGCAGCATGATCATGCTTGACCACCTTGGCAAAACCTATACTGAAATGAACATGAATTACGAGAAAATGGCTGAAGCGTCGGGTGAAAAAATGGATGCTGAAGAGATGGCAGGCTTAAAACAACTCATGGGCAAAATGATGGATATTAAAATATCTGTAGAGCCAACCGGGGAGAAAAAGCAAATCAACGGTTACCATTGCCAAAAATATATCCAGACCATGGAAATGGGGATGGGAACAAATACATCCGTAATTTGGGCAACAACGGATATCAACGTAGATGCGGATGTTTATGCCAAATTTAGCGCATCAATACTCGCAAATCAGCCGGGTATGGAACAATCGCTTGATAAAATCGTGCATGAAATGAAAAAAATAAAGGGTGTTCAGGTTCTAAATGAGTCTACTATGAATATGATGGGACAGGAGATGAAATCCTCGGTAGCGCTTTTGGAATTTAAAGAAGGTAAAGCGCCTTCCAACGTATTCTCTATTCCCAAAGGGTATACGAAAAAAGCCTTTGGAGATTAA
- a CDS encoding TRADD-N-associated membrane domain-containing protein, whose product MGIELIFTFASGIITAAIAVILNILNERFSRRKQQERKNIEDVLAAVEAKAEEAKAKVIASIAEKAPAGATPIDIAEKLASQFRIGGDVVINQITKEGSDFIQDLVTGYHHQALSQAKVQFWFSIMAATVGFGYILLVAASAGLDQLSSLVKILPGLVIDAVAALFFRQAEQTRQRATDLYDRLRKDSQMSMAQKLLASIEDKKIKSVAQAQIALHMAGLEQKEIDISKLTESP is encoded by the coding sequence ATGGGAATAGAACTAATATTTACATTTGCGAGCGGTATTATTACAGCAGCTATTGCGGTAATATTAAATATTCTCAATGAGAGGTTTTCTCGTCGCAAACAACAGGAAAGAAAGAACATTGAGGATGTGTTGGCAGCGGTTGAAGCCAAAGCAGAAGAAGCTAAAGCAAAGGTAATCGCCAGCATAGCTGAAAAAGCCCCCGCAGGGGCTACTCCAATCGACATTGCCGAAAAACTTGCAAGTCAGTTTCGGATCGGAGGGGATGTTGTAATTAATCAGATTACAAAAGAAGGTTCAGACTTTATACAGGATCTTGTAACAGGGTACCACCACCAGGCCCTCTCCCAAGCAAAAGTTCAATTCTGGTTTAGCATAATGGCTGCTACAGTCGGCTTTGGTTATATCCTTTTGGTAGCCGCTTCCGCTGGTCTTGACCAATTGTCTTCTTTAGTTAAAATACTGCCCGGCCTTGTTATCGACGCCGTAGCAGCACTATTCTTTCGGCAAGCGGAACAAACCCGCCAGAGAGCGACAGATCTTTATGATCGATTACGCAAGGATAGTCAAATGAGCATGGCACAAAAGCTTCTCGCTTCAATAGAGGACAAAAAGATCAAGTCGGTTGCTCAGGCACAAATTGCATTACATATGGCAGGGCTTGAGCAGAAAGAAATCGATATCAGCAAGCTTACAGAATCACCATGA
- a CDS encoding Fic family protein yields MVNFNQNSGCLTVFHGFPALEEESYLAGYSTLISAYDLKVPLPDYLCAIGPKHKKYNHGRWHIFTPRHKPEGTLFGHLTFALKYEGLDLAILNALFQTIEAKEIQEIICSEPTGSYSRRLWFLWEWLREEQLDIEDARAGNFVFLVNSKLQYEGKSFPSKRHRVRNNLPGTHNFCPLIRKTEKLEQYIAKNLSEVSIKHIGRTHPDLLSRAASFLLLKDSKASYTIEGEKPPHNRIERWGKAIGEAGQRKLSISELEYLQQIVIPDNRFIKLGLRKEGGFVGEHDRSIGMPLPDHISARSEDLDILLSGLIETYNLLREDDFDTILLATILAFGFIFIHPFEDGNGRIHRYLFHHVLAENDFVSKGLIFPVSAIILERIEEYRKILEHYSKPRLNLIEWRPTDKNNVEVLNETINLYRYFDATKQAEFFFECVEETVNKTLPDEVEYLRKYDFLNEFIKNYIDMPDKLVDLLIRFLVQNGGKLSKRAREKEFKKLTDSEIQAIEQKYADVFI; encoded by the coding sequence ATGGTAAATTTTAATCAAAATTCAGGATGTTTAACTGTTTTTCACGGCTTTCCTGCATTGGAAGAAGAAAGCTATTTGGCTGGATATTCAACCCTTATTTCAGCTTATGATTTGAAAGTACCTCTTCCTGATTATCTCTGCGCTATAGGTCCGAAACATAAAAAATACAATCATGGGCGCTGGCACATTTTTACACCACGTCATAAACCGGAAGGTACACTTTTTGGACATTTGACATTTGCGCTTAAATATGAGGGCCTTGATCTGGCTATCCTCAATGCCTTGTTTCAAACGATTGAGGCCAAAGAAATTCAAGAAATTATCTGCTCGGAACCGACCGGAAGCTATAGCCGTCGGTTATGGTTTTTGTGGGAATGGTTACGTGAAGAACAACTTGATATTGAAGATGCTCGGGCTGGGAATTTTGTTTTTCTCGTTAATAGCAAGCTACAATACGAAGGAAAATCATTTCCATCCAAGCGCCATCGGGTTCGCAATAATTTACCGGGGACACACAATTTTTGCCCCCTAATCAGAAAAACAGAAAAGCTTGAACAATATATTGCTAAGAATCTTTCAGAAGTATCTATAAAACATATCGGTCGCACTCACCCCGATCTTTTAAGCCGGGCAGCTTCTTTCCTGTTGCTTAAAGACTCTAAAGCCTCTTACACTATTGAGGGGGAAAAGCCTCCGCATAATCGTATAGAACGATGGGGAAAGGCAATAGGTGAAGCAGGACAACGCAAACTCAGTATTTCAGAACTGGAATATTTACAACAAATAGTTATTCCAGATAATCGATTTATAAAATTAGGATTGCGTAAAGAAGGCGGTTTTGTCGGAGAACATGACCGTAGCATAGGAATGCCTCTACCGGACCACATTTCTGCGCGCTCGGAGGATCTGGACATTCTATTGTCGGGCCTTATAGAAACATACAATCTGCTTCGTGAAGACGATTTTGATACAATTTTATTGGCAACTATCCTTGCCTTTGGTTTTATTTTTATTCACCCGTTTGAAGATGGTAATGGTCGGATTCATCGTTATTTATTTCATCATGTACTGGCTGAAAACGATTTTGTTTCAAAAGGATTAATTTTCCCAGTATCAGCAATTATTCTAGAAAGGATAGAAGAATATAGAAAAATATTGGAGCATTATTCAAAGCCACGGCTTAATTTGATCGAATGGAGGCCTACAGACAAAAATAATGTTGAGGTTTTAAACGAGACTATAAATTTGTATCGTTATTTTGATGCAACAAAACAGGCTGAGTTCTTCTTTGAATGCGTTGAGGAAACTGTAAATAAAACGCTTCCCGATGAGGTTGAATACTTGAGAAAATATGATTTTCTCAACGAATTTATCAAAAACTATATTGATATGCCAGACAAGCTTGTTGATTTGCTTATACGTTTTCTTGTCCAAAATGGTGGAAAACTATCAAAACGAGCACGAGAAAAAGAATTCAAAAAGCTGACTGATAGTGAAATCCAAGCAATTGAACAAAAATACGCAGATGTTTTCATCTAA
- a CDS encoding class I SAM-dependent DNA methyltransferase has translation MAKARKNNDKEEPLETQLWKAADKLRKNIDAAEYKHVVLGLIFLRYISDAFEGLYDKLKRGEGEYAGADPEDKDEYKAENVFFVPEKARWAYLQSRATQPAIGKTVDEAMDAIEKDNPSLNDVLPKVYARGNLDPTNLGGLINLVGNIAMGDAKDRSADVLGHVFEYFLGEFALAEGKKGGQFYTPRSVVEVLVEMLEPYKGRVFDPCCGSGGMFVQSEKFVVEHQGKVNDISIYGQESNHTTWRLARMNLAIRGIDSSQVKWNNEGSFLNDGHKDLKADYVIANPPFNDSDWSGELLKKILTPYPALIIIGGIRTGIMKM, from the coding sequence ATGGCAAAAGCCAGGAAGAATAATGACAAGGAAGAGCCGCTGGAGACGCAGCTCTGGAAGGCGGCAGACAAGCTCAGGAAGAATATTGACGCTGCTGAGTATAAGCATGTTGTCCTGGGGTTGATATTCCTTCGGTATATTTCCGATGCGTTTGAGGGCCTGTATGACAAGCTGAAAAGGGGGGAAGGTGAATATGCCGGGGCCGACCCGGAGGACAAGGACGAATACAAGGCGGAAAATGTCTTTTTTGTTCCTGAAAAGGCCCGTTGGGCGTATCTGCAATCCAGGGCCACGCAGCCTGCGATCGGCAAGACGGTTGACGAGGCCATGGATGCCATTGAAAAAGACAACCCGTCTCTCAATGATGTGCTTCCCAAGGTGTATGCCAGGGGCAATCTTGATCCGACCAACCTTGGCGGTTTAATTAACCTCGTCGGCAATATTGCCATGGGAGACGCCAAAGACCGCAGCGCCGACGTGCTTGGGCATGTGTTTGAATATTTTCTGGGGGAATTTGCCTTGGCCGAGGGGAAGAAGGGCGGTCAGTTTTATACCCCGCGTTCCGTTGTCGAGGTGCTGGTGGAAATGCTTGAGCCTTACAAAGGCAGGGTGTTCGATCCCTGCTGCGGTTCCGGCGGCATGTTCGTGCAGTCGGAAAAGTTCGTGGTCGAGCATCAGGGCAAGGTGAACGATATTTCCATCTACGGCCAGGAGAGCAACCACACCACATGGCGGCTGGCCAGGATGAACCTGGCGATCCGGGGCATTGACAGTTCCCAGGTCAAGTGGAACAATGAAGGCTCCTTTTTGAACGACGGCCACAAGGATCTGAAGGCTGATTATGTCATCGCCAATCCGCCCTTCAATGACAGCGACTGGAGCGGAGAGCTTCTCAAGAAGATATTGACGCCATATCCGGCACTTATCATAATTGGCGGAATCCGGACGGGAATTATGAAGATGTGA
- a CDS encoding N-6 DNA methylase, producing the protein MSGTYHNWRNPDGNYEDVKGFCCSVPIDRVRELDYVLTPGRYVGLADEEDDFDFKERVTRLRAEFEAQLKEETRLNQLILENFGKIKINHG; encoded by the coding sequence ATATCCGGCACTTATCATAATTGGCGGAATCCGGACGGGAATTATGAAGATGTGAAGGGGTTCTGCTGCTCCGTGCCCATTGACCGGGTGCGGGAACTGGATTATGTGCTGACGCCGGGCAGGTATGTGGGGCTGGCCGATGAAGAGGATGATTTTGATTTCAAGGAGCGGGTTACCAGACTCAGAGCTGAGTTCGAAGCGCAATTGAAAGAGGAAACTCGGCTGAATCAACTGATATTGGAAAACTTCGGGAAAATTAAGATCAATCATGGATAA
- a CDS encoding PDDEXK nuclease domain-containing protein produces MDKSLSPDRHYTDFFTDIKERIRRSQYDALKAVNKELIQLYWDIGRMIVEKPQDLGWGRSVVEQLSKDIQGEYPGIQGFSTTNLWNMRLFYLEIQQHENLQPLVGEISWTKNFLILTKCKDPLEREFYMLHVRKFGWSKDVLVHQIENKTYEKYLLNQTNFDQTLPEKYKHQAKLAVKDHYTFDFLELAEEHSEHELEQALVKNIRKFLMEMGVWFTFVGNQFRLTVGEKEYFIDLLLFHRKLKRFIAVELKIGEFKPEYKGKMEFYLIALNERYKEDGENDAIGIIVCKSKDKTVVEYSLKTTTQPIGIATYSTSTHLPEEYSKYLPAPDVIAERLAIVKDLFEDEK; encoded by the coding sequence ATGGATAAATCATTAAGCCCCGATCGTCATTACACAGATTTTTTTACCGACATAAAGGAACGGATACGCCGTTCCCAATATGACGCCTTGAAGGCAGTCAATAAAGAACTGATACAGCTTTATTGGGACATTGGCAGGATGATTGTCGAGAAACCGCAAGACCTTGGCTGGGGTAGATCCGTGGTTGAACAGCTTTCAAAAGATATTCAGGGGGAATATCCTGGGATTCAAGGATTCTCTACAACGAATTTATGGAATATGCGGCTGTTTTATCTGGAAATTCAACAGCATGAAAATCTCCAACCATTGGTTGGAGAAATCAGTTGGACAAAAAATTTTCTGATTCTGACCAAATGCAAAGATCCTCTGGAGAGAGAATTTTACATGCTGCATGTCAGAAAATTCGGATGGAGCAAGGATGTTCTGGTTCATCAGATTGAAAATAAAACCTATGAAAAGTACCTGCTGAATCAGACCAATTTTGACCAAACCTTGCCTGAAAAATACAAACATCAGGCAAAGCTCGCTGTAAAAGATCATTATACCTTTGATTTTTTGGAACTGGCGGAAGAACACAGTGAACATGAACTGGAACAGGCTTTGGTAAAAAATATCCGTAAATTTCTGATGGAAATGGGCGTATGGTTTACCTTTGTGGGCAACCAGTTCAGGCTGACGGTCGGGGAGAAAGAATATTTTATCGATTTGCTTTTGTTTCACCGGAAATTAAAACGGTTTATCGCAGTGGAACTGAAAATCGGCGAATTTAAACCGGAATATAAAGGCAAAATGGAGTTTTACCTGATCGCACTCAATGAACGATATAAAGAAGATGGTGAAAATGATGCGATCGGCATCATTGTATGTAAAAGCAAGGACAAAACAGTCGTGGAATATTCACTCAAAACGACAACCCAGCCCATTGGTATTGCAACTTACAGCACCTCGACTCACTTGCCGGAAGAATACAGCAAATATCTGCCGGCACCAGATGTGATTGCGGAGCGATTGGCGATTGTCAAGGATTTGTTTGAAGATGAAAAATGA
- a CDS encoding restriction endonuclease subunit S has product MGEWKAYILEDIIEKFIDYRGKTPKKTEEGIPLVTAKIVKSGKIIEPNEFIALGDYESWMTRGLPEINDVVITTEAPLGEVALIKDKNVALAQRVITLRGKPNFVFNPFLKYYFQSPVGHYELDSRASGTTVFGIKAAVLRKVPVSLPPLPEQKAIASVLSSLDDKIDLLHRQNKTLEAMAETLFRQWFVEEAEEDWENGSLLELVDLIGGGTPKTSILEYWDGNIPWLSGGDIAANHKSFVQDTPKHITEHGLKNSAAKILPKHATVISARGTVGKYCMLAQPMAFSQSNYGILPKNSENYYFIYLLINHVVEELQSSAYGSVFDTITTTTFKEHKVLLPPRDEIIQFDNSVSGYFEKMLLNKIQIRTLEKLRDTLLPKLMSGEVRVAI; this is encoded by the coding sequence ATGGGTGAGTGGAAAGCATACATTCTTGAAGATATAATCGAAAAGTTCATTGATTATAGAGGGAAGACACCAAAGAAAACAGAAGAGGGTATTCCATTGGTGACCGCCAAAATAGTCAAAAGCGGGAAAATAATTGAGCCGAATGAATTTATTGCGTTAGGTGATTATGAGTCCTGGATGACAAGAGGATTACCTGAAATTAATGATGTAGTTATTACTACCGAAGCCCCTCTCGGCGAAGTTGCGCTTATCAAAGATAAAAATGTTGCTTTAGCTCAGAGAGTAATAACCCTCAGAGGGAAGCCAAATTTTGTATTTAATCCATTTTTAAAATACTATTTTCAAAGTCCAGTCGGACACTATGAACTTGATTCAAGAGCATCAGGAACTACTGTTTTTGGAATTAAAGCCGCTGTCCTGAGGAAGGTTCCAGTTTCTCTCCCCCCCCTCCCCGAACAAAAAGCCATTGCCTCGGTCCTTTCCAGTCTTGACGACAAAATAGACCTGCTTCACCGCCAGAACAAAACCCTCGAAGCCATGGCCGAAACCCTTTTTCGGCAGTGGTTTGTGGAGGAGGCGGAGGAGGATTGGGAGAATGGCAGCCTTCTTGAACTTGTTGATCTGATTGGTGGAGGAACTCCGAAAACCTCAATACTCGAATACTGGGATGGAAACATACCATGGCTGTCGGGTGGTGATATCGCAGCAAATCACAAATCTTTTGTCCAGGACACCCCAAAACATATTACAGAGCATGGATTGAAAAATAGCGCGGCAAAAATATTACCTAAACATGCAACTGTAATCTCAGCAAGAGGAACCGTTGGGAAATATTGTATGCTTGCCCAACCGATGGCTTTTAGTCAATCAAATTATGGAATATTGCCGAAGAACTCAGAAAACTATTATTTTATTTATTTACTCATAAATCATGTCGTTGAGGAATTACAGTCATCGGCGTATGGCAGTGTATTTGACACAATTACAACAACCACATTTAAAGAACACAAGGTGCTATTGCCACCAAGGGATGAGATTATTCAATTTGACAATTCTGTTTCAGGATATTTTGAGAAGATGTTGTTGAATAAAATACAAATCCGCACCCTCGAAAAACTCCGAGACACCCTGCTCCCCAAACTGATGAGCGGCGAGGTACGGGTGGCGATATGA